TCGATGCCTCCGCGCGCGTCGTCGGGCAGATCCACTCCACCCTCTCCTTTCTCACGCCCGGCATCCGGCTGCTGTCGCCGGCTCGCGGAGGCCCGGAGGCCCTGCGGGCGATCCGCGATCTCCGTCCCGATCTCCTCTTCCTCGATCTCGACATGCCGAGGATGGCAGGTCTGACGACCCTCAGGGCGCTCGGCGGGTTGCGTCCCGCGCGTGTTGTCGCGCTCGCGCCCGAGACGCTCGAGGGGGGGCGAGCTGCGTGGGATGCCCTGGGCCTGGGCGCTTACGACTTTCTCCCGAAGCGGGAGCGCAGGGGGGAGGCGATGATCGATCTGCCCCCCGACGAGCTTGCGGCCGCGCTCTTTCGCGCGATCGCCCCCTTCGCGGGCTTGAGGCGCGAGGGAGCGCTCCGCCTGAGGACCCGCGCGACTTGGGCCGGGGAGACGGCGTCGCTGCCTGTCCTGCTCGCCATGATCGGAACTCACAGGCTCACTCGGCTCGCCAGGTTCATGTCATGGAGGGAGGATCCTAGCCCGCCGCTCGTCATCGAAGCGCCGCACCCCCCTCGATTCACCAAGGCGCTTCTCGAGGGGCTGAACCGCGCGATTCGCCGGCCCGTTCGCGTCGCGGCGCCGGGGGATCGCCTCGCCCCGGACCAGATCTTCCTCGTCTCGGGCGGAGAGAGGCTTCTCGTCCGCCGCGACGGCTTCGGCTGCGAGATCGGCATCCTCGGCCCTGCCCCAGGGCCGGAATCGGGGGCGCGGTCGTTGGGGATGGGCAACGATCTCGCGGCGCGCCTTGGAGACCAGGGCGGGCTGCTCCTCGCTGATCGTCCTCCGCGGACGATGGAGCATGTCGCCCGGCGCCTCTCTCGCGAGGGGCGTCTCTTCCTCCTGAAGGCTCCCGGCCCTGATGGGGGAAGGCTTCCTCTCCTCCGGACGGTCTGCCCCGCCTCGCGCCCCGCAGCCCTCAGAAACGCCTCCTGAGCCGGTCGCGCGCCTGACCCTGCCGGCGCCGGCCGCCAACGGCCGATGCCACCGATCCGGCACATGGATTCTCCTCCGACCTGTTTCTTGCCGGAGGCCGCACCAAGATTGGCCGACCGATCGGATCACGCGGGAAGGCGATCTGAGAAGACGGATGAAGTCTCTTCCGTAACGCCTTTGGCAGTGGCGAATTGTACGAGTTGTTTCCCGCAGCCCTCTCTCCGTCTCCAGGGCATGCAGATTGCAGTTCGTATCCCGCCGCCGCCCGGGGGATCGACCCGAACAGGCGGTCGAGGAGGAATGAAGGTGGGCAGAAGGAGCGCTGGCGCAGACGGGTTCCGCCTCCTGAGAACGGGCGGGCGCGAGCCGGAGCCGGCGCGTCGTCCCCGGGCGCGGACCCTGGCCGTCGTGAGCGGGAAGGGGGGCGTGGGGAAGACGACGCTGGTCGTGAACCTCGCTGTCGCCCTTCGTGGCCTCGGCCGGCGCGTCCTCATCCTCGACGGCGATTTGGGGATGGGCAACGCCGATCTCCTCATGGGCAAGGTGCCGCGCCACACGCTCCATGACGTCGTCCTGGGAGAGCGCGGGGCCGCTGAGACCGTCCTCGAAGTGCAGGACGGCATCCGTCTCCTCGCCGGTTCCACCGGAGTCGAGGAGATGGCCAATCTGGATGACCTCCGCCGCGAGCGCCTCCTCTGCTCGGTCACGACCCTGGAGGAGGAGGCCGACGTCGTCTTGATCGACACGGGGCCCGGCCTGCATCGCACCGGCATCCACCTCGCGCGCGCGGCCGACGAAGTCCTGGTCATCACGACGCCCGAGCCGACGGCGTTCACCGACGCCTATGCGATCCTGCGGGTCCTGCGCAAGGGGAGGTTGCCGTCGACCGTCTGGATGGTTGTCAACCAGGCGCACGATCGAGGCGAGGCCCAGGCGACGGCCCAGAAGATGAAGTCGATCGCGCGGCGCTTTCTCTCCTTTGAGCCCGACTATCTCGGGTTTGTTCTCGAGGACCCGGCGGTCGGGCTCTCCGTGCGCCGGCAGACCCCCCTTCTAGACCTGTACCCCGATTCCAAAGCCGCCCGCTGTGTGCTCCGCCTCGCCCATCGACTGATCGAGGGGAGTTCGCCGCAGCCGCAGCGGATCGCGCAAGGGGGAGGAATCGGGAGCGTGGCATACCTGGAGGACGCCCCGGCGTAGCGGGGCGATCCCTTCGCGAGGGACGGAACGAGCCTGACAACCGGAGGATCGATGAGCGAATCGAACGCCTTGGCGAGACTCAACAAGATCGTAGTCCGAGAGGATGCGCCCGCCGTCGACAGGCAGCGCGCGGAGTCCCTGCGCCGCTACGCGCCTCTCGTGAAGTACGTCGTCGACCGCATCGCCACGGGGCTGCCGAAGTCGATCGAGAAGGATGACCTGATCAACACCGCGATCATCGGCCTCTTCGACGCCCTCGAGAAATACGATCCGAGTCGCGGCAACAAGTTCGAGACCTACGCCATCTGGAGAATCAAGGGAGCCGTCCTCGATGAACTCAGGAGCATGGACTGGGTCTCCCGAACCACCCGGCGCAAGGCGCGCAATCTGGAGAGGGTCTGCAGCACGCTCGACCAGAAGCTCGGGCGCGCCGCGACGGAGCTCGAGATCGCCCGGGAGATGAAGCTGCCTCTCCCCGACCTCCTGCGCCTCATCGAGGAGGTGCGCGGAACCGTCCTCCTGTCGCTTGACCAGACGGTCACTGTCGACGAGGACCACGACCTCGCGGGTCTGGCCGACATGATCGAGGACGAGGAGGCGCCAGACGCCCTCTCGCTGATCGAGGAGGAGGAGAACAAGGAACACCTGCTCCACTCGGTCAACAACCTGACCGAGCAGGAGAGGCTCGTCGTCGCCCTCTATTACTACGAGGAGATGACGCTCAAGGAGATCGGCGAGACCCTCCACATCTCGGAGTCGCGGGTCTCGCAGATCCACACCAAGGCGATTCTGCGCCTGCGGGGCAGGATGCGCAGGCAGCTCGCCGCCTAGGGGAAGGGATGTCCGCGTCGATGATCGAGACGAAGCTCGCCGCCCGGATGGGCCTCGCGCTCGCCGGCCTCCCGCCGGTCCCGGCGACGGGCGGGGACCTCGATCTCCTCTCCGTTCTGGGGGGGGTCGCGGTGGGAGAGTCCCCGGAAGAGACCCGCCGCCGCGCGGTCCGCGAGCTCAGGGAGATCGAGTCGATGCTCGCCGCCCGCTCGGAGGCCGCGAGGAGTCCGGAGTCACGAGGGGCCCTCGCGGAGGAGACGCGGGGGTCGGGGACGCCTGGCCGGGGCAACTCCCCAATCGAGGGGGCGCCGCGCGAGGCGATCGAGATGCGCAAGAGAGACGGCGCGGACGGCAGCAAGCGCGCCGCCTAGACGTCGAGGCACAGGAGGTAGCCAAGATGGTGCGACGAAACGGCCGAGGGCCGAGGCAGCTTCAGGATGTCAGCGAGAAGTTCCGCAGAGGTGAGCAGCGCCTGCTGAGGATGCTCGAGGAGGAAGGGCTCATCTCTGCCCGGGAGCGGGAGGGGCTGCTCCGGCAGGTCTCCCTCGCGGCTTCGCAGAAGCGGACGAGCGAGGTCTTGAACGCCGCCCACACGGTGCACAACAAGATCGTTCAGGTCCTCCGCAAGGGGAAGGGGCCGGCGGAGGAGAGGGGGCGGGCGGAGATCGAAATCCTCTATGAGATCACCCGCCTGACGCAGACCTGGGAGGACAAGGAGAAGCTCTTCGATCACTTCCTCGGCCTCGTGCAGCAGGCGATCCCTTACCGGGACGCCGCGCTCTTCCTGGTCAACCGTGACGAGCAGCGACTGGCGGTCGTCGCCCAGCGCGGGCAAGCCGTCGATCTGATCGCGGGCGTGAAGTTCGACTACGGGTTCGGGTTCTCGAGCTGGGTCGCCAAGCAGAAGAGCCCGGTCCTTCTGTCGGAGCTGCAGCGAGGGCGGCGGCCGGAAGGCCCAGAGGTCGGGTCCTTCCTCTCGGTCCCGCTCATCGTTCAGGGGGAGCTGATCGGGGTGATGAATCTCAGCCATCCCCGCACGAAGGCGTTCACCGAGGAGCACCTCCGGATCGCGATCCTCGTGGCGGGGCAGGCGGCAGGAGCCATCCAGCGCTTGGTGATGTACGACGAGATGGCCCGCCTCGCCATCACCGACGACCTCACCGGGCTCTGGAACCGCCGCCATTTCGGGGGACGGCTCCAGGACGAGATCGACCGTGCGCGGCG
This portion of the Candidatus Eisenbacteria bacterium genome encodes:
- a CDS encoding response regulator, producing the protein MPFEPEQMSRGTIVETGRGLSQPVRCLVVDASARVVGQIHSTLSFLTPGIRLLSPARGGPEALRAIRDLRPDLLFLDLDMPRMAGLTTLRALGGLRPARVVALAPETLEGGRAAWDALGLGAYDFLPKRERRGEAMIDLPPDELAAALFRAIAPFAGLRREGALRLRTRATWAGETASLPVLLAMIGTHRLTRLARFMSWREDPSPPLVIEAPHPPRFTKALLEGLNRAIRRPVRVAAPGDRLAPDQIFLVSGGERLLVRRDGFGCEIGILGPAPGPESGARSLGMGNDLAARLGDQGGLLLADRPPRTMEHVARRLSREGRLFLLKAPGPDGGRLPLLRTVCPASRPAALRNAS
- a CDS encoding MinD/ParA family protein encodes the protein MPPIRHMDSPPTCFLPEAAPRLADRSDHAGRRSEKTDEVSSVTPLAVANCTSCFPQPSLRLQGMQIAVRIPPPPGGSTRTGGRGGMKVGRRSAGADGFRLLRTGGREPEPARRPRARTLAVVSGKGGVGKTTLVVNLAVALRGLGRRVLILDGDLGMGNADLLMGKVPRHTLHDVVLGERGAAETVLEVQDGIRLLAGSTGVEEMANLDDLRRERLLCSVTTLEEEADVVLIDTGPGLHRTGIHLARAADEVLVITTPEPTAFTDAYAILRVLRKGRLPSTVWMVVNQAHDRGEAQATAQKMKSIARRFLSFEPDYLGFVLEDPAVGLSVRRQTPLLDLYPDSKAARCVLRLAHRLIEGSSPQPQRIAQGGGIGSVAYLEDAPA
- a CDS encoding FliA/WhiG family RNA polymerase sigma factor translates to MSESNALARLNKIVVREDAPAVDRQRAESLRRYAPLVKYVVDRIATGLPKSIEKDDLINTAIIGLFDALEKYDPSRGNKFETYAIWRIKGAVLDELRSMDWVSRTTRRKARNLERVCSTLDQKLGRAATELEIAREMKLPLPDLLRLIEEVRGTVLLSLDQTVTVDEDHDLAGLADMIEDEEAPDALSLIEEEENKEHLLHSVNNLTEQERLVVALYYYEEMTLKEIGETLHISESRVSQIHTKAILRLRGRMRRQLAA
- a CDS encoding GGDEF domain-containing protein, encoding MVRRNGRGPRQLQDVSEKFRRGEQRLLRMLEEEGLISAREREGLLRQVSLAASQKRTSEVLNAAHTVHNKIVQVLRKGKGPAEERGRAEIEILYEITRLTQTWEDKEKLFDHFLGLVQQAIPYRDAALFLVNRDEQRLAVVAQRGQAVDLIAGVKFDYGFGFSSWVAKQKSPVLLSELQRGRRPEGPEVGSFLSVPLIVQGELIGVMNLSHPRTKAFTEEHLRIAILVAGQAAGAIQRLVMYDEMARLAITDDLTGLWNRRHFGGRLQDEIDRARRYGTCFSILMLDIDRFKAINDGYGHALGDRVLADMGRLLRKSARASDIVARHGGEEFIILMPMTDKEHAWMAAERLRVLVADHTFPRRKKLTVSIGFASYPEDGPSAQDLVRHADQALYEAKRSGRNRSAASRTAAA